One segment of Clostridium botulinum DNA contains the following:
- a CDS encoding TldD/PmbA family protein, translated as MEFNLFKEKLMSEAKKAGFDECEIYYSDAESLSINIYDGDVEKYKLNNSFGLSFRGKINEKMGYSYTEILDEDSISTLIENAKGAALVIENDDTQFIYEGDNEYKEINCYKNELDNIKPDKLIKLALEMERECKKQCDKVVNFGGCGIGYGKSSYGILNSKGLDLSTSRNHLTAYVVPIIEDNNEKYDGMGYVIAKGEADINPEKLAKDGLEEALSRIGGRSIESGKYKVVINNEAMVSLLGTFSGIFNAEQAQKGLSLLRGKEGEIIASDKVTLIDDPHLEDGLGTTAFDDEGVATYKKEVITNGKLNTLLYNLKTAHKANVKSTGNGFKSSYASIVGISPTNFYIKPGKKDFEEICKEVNNGVIITEFAGLHSGANSVTGDFSLASKGFMIENGKKTFPIEQITVAGNFFTLIKDVEEIGSDLKFPMSSVGSPCVVIKELSIAGK; from the coding sequence ATGGAATTTAATTTGTTTAAAGAGAAACTAATGAGTGAAGCTAAAAAAGCAGGATTTGATGAATGTGAAATATATTATTCTGATGCGGAAAGTTTAAGTATAAACATTTATGATGGAGACGTTGAAAAGTATAAATTAAATAATTCATTTGGATTATCATTTAGAGGAAAAATAAATGAGAAAATGGGATATTCATACACTGAGATATTAGATGAAGATTCTATAAGTACTCTTATAGAAAATGCAAAAGGTGCAGCATTAGTTATAGAAAATGATGATACTCAATTTATATATGAAGGTGATAATGAGTATAAAGAAATTAATTGTTATAAAAATGAATTAGATAATATAAAACCTGATAAGCTTATAAAATTAGCTTTAGAAATGGAACGTGAATGCAAAAAGCAATGTGATAAAGTTGTTAATTTTGGTGGTTGTGGAATAGGATATGGAAAATCTAGTTATGGAATATTAAATTCAAAGGGGTTAGATTTATCAACTTCAAGAAATCACTTAACAGCTTACGTAGTTCCAATAATCGAAGATAATAATGAAAAATATGATGGCATGGGATATGTTATTGCAAAGGGAGAAGCTGATATTAATCCAGAAAAATTAGCTAAAGATGGATTAGAAGAGGCTCTTTCAAGAATTGGTGGAAGAAGCATAGAATCAGGAAAATATAAAGTGGTTATAAATAATGAAGCTATGGTATCATTACTTGGAACTTTTTCAGGAATTTTTAATGCTGAACAAGCACAAAAGGGATTATCTTTATTAAGAGGTAAAGAAGGAGAAATTATAGCTTCAGATAAAGTAACTTTAATAGATGATCCTCATCTTGAAGATGGACTTGGAACAACAGCATTTGATGATGAAGGTGTTGCAACTTATAAAAAGGAAGTTATAACTAATGGAAAACTAAATACATTATTATACAATTTAAAGACAGCACATAAGGCTAATGTTAAATCTACAGGTAATGGATTTAAATCATCTTATGCATCTATAGTAGGGATTAGCCCAACAAATTTTTATATAAAACCAGGAAAGAAAGACTTTGAGGAGATATGTAAAGAGGTTAACAACGGAGTAATAATAACTGAATTTGCAGGACTTCATTCTGGGGCTAATTCTGTTACTGGAGATTTTTCTTTGGCATCTAAGGGATTTATGATTGAAAATGGAAAGAAGACATTCCCAATAGAGCAAATTACAGTAGCAGGAAATTTCTTTACATTAATTAAAGATGTAGAAGAAATAGGAAGTGATTTAAAGTTCCCTATGAGTAGTGTAGGTTCACCATGTGTTGTTATAAAGGAATTATCAATAGCAGGAAAATAA
- a CDS encoding TldD/PmbA family protein has product MLEKSIVSQVLARCLITGGDFAEIFEDDSVNNSISLIDGKVEDAIGGRNYGIGIRIFKGLKSVYAYTNNNSLDSLLETAYRAALALGNANEEEKNIILNEKKIQTIHPIMFYPKDVNYNKKIDILKLAYNSAKNYNSEISQVITSYGDKEQNILIANSDGLYIEDKRIRTRLGINAIASKGSENQTGFEGPGRYMGIEMFESIDPEYHGMEAARIAHTMLHAKNCPAGNMAVAIDNGFGGVIFHEACGHALEASSVAKGNSVFANKLGEQIASTKVTAIDDGTIANAWGSLNIDDEGNKTQKNILIENGILKGYMIDKLNGRRMNMKPTGSSRRQSYKYQPTSRMTNTYIANGMDNPEDIIKSISDGLYAKKLGGGSVNPITGEFNFAVQEGYLVKNGVIKEPVRGASLIGKGSEVLMDIDMVGNNLELAQGMCGSSSGSIPTNVGQPMIRVKKMTVGGR; this is encoded by the coding sequence TTGTATCACAGGTATTAGCAAGATGCTTAATAACTGGGGGGGATTTTGCAGAAATTTTTGAAGATGATTCTGTAAATAACTCTATATCATTAATAGATGGAAAAGTAGAGGATGCCATAGGTGGAAGAAACTACGGAATTGGAATTAGAATTTTTAAAGGATTAAAGAGCGTATATGCATATACAAATAATAATAGTTTAGATTCTTTATTAGAAACAGCTTATAGAGCAGCATTAGCTTTAGGTAATGCAAATGAAGAAGAAAAGAATATTATATTAAATGAGAAAAAGATACAAACAATACATCCAATAATGTTTTATCCTAAGGATGTAAACTATAATAAAAAAATAGATATTTTAAAATTAGCTTATAATAGTGCTAAAAATTATAATAGTGAAATTTCACAGGTTATAACAAGTTATGGTGATAAGGAACAAAATATCTTAATTGCTAATAGTGATGGTTTATATATAGAAGATAAAAGAATTAGAACAAGGCTTGGAATAAATGCCATAGCATCTAAAGGATCAGAAAATCAAACAGGATTTGAAGGTCCAGGAAGATATATGGGAATTGAAATGTTTGAAAGTATAGATCCTGAATACCATGGAATGGAAGCAGCAAGGATAGCTCATACAATGCTTCATGCAAAGAATTGTCCAGCTGGTAATATGGCAGTTGCAATAGATAACGGATTTGGTGGAGTAATATTTCATGAGGCATGTGGTCATGCATTAGAAGCAAGCTCTGTTGCTAAAGGTAATTCTGTTTTTGCTAATAAATTAGGCGAGCAAATAGCATCAACTAAAGTAACAGCTATAGATGATGGTACAATAGCTAATGCTTGGGGATCACTTAATATAGATGATGAAGGAAATAAAACTCAAAAAAATATTTTAATTGAAAATGGCATATTAAAAGGATATATGATTGATAAATTAAATGGTAGAAGAATGAATATGAAACCAACAGGTAGTTCGAGAAGACAGAGTTATAAATATCAACCTACATCAAGAATGACTAATACGTATATAGCAAATGGAATGGATAATCCAGAAGATATAATTAAATCAATTTCAGATGGTTTATATGCTAAGAAGTTAGGTGGGGGTTCAGTAAATCCTATAACTGGAGAATTTAACTTTGCTGTACAAGAAGGATATTTAGTTAAGAATGGTGTTATTAAGGAACCAGTAAGGGGCGCAAGTCTTATTGGAAAAGGTAGCGAAGTTCTTATGGACATTGATATGGTAGGTAATAATTTAGAATTAGCTCAAGGAATGTGTGGTTCTTCTTCAGGAAGTATTCCAACTAATGTAGGTCAACCTATGATTAGAGTTAAGAAAATGACAGTTGGGGGTAGATAG